The following are encoded together in the Hippoglossus stenolepis isolate QCI-W04-F060 chromosome 12, HSTE1.2, whole genome shotgun sequence genome:
- the six2a gene encoding homeobox protein SIX2a codes for MSMLPTFGFTQEQVACVCEVLQQGGNIERLGRFLWSLPACEHLHKNESVLKAKAVVAFHRGNFRELYKILESHQFSPHNHPKLQQLWLKAHYIEAEKLRGRPLGAVGKYRVRRKFPLPRSIWDGEETSYCFKEKSRSVLREWYTHNPYPSPREKRELAEGTGLTTTQVSNWFKNRRQRDRAAEAKERENNENSNGNSHNPLTSSMNGNKTLLGSSDDDKTPSGTPDHTSHSPGLLLSSNTGLQSLHGLAPPPGPSAIPVPSGVDSVHHHHSMHHDTILNSMSSNLVDLGS; via the exons ATGTCCATGCTCCCGACGTTTGGGTTTACGCAGGAGCAAGTGGCGTGTGTGTGCGAAGTCCTCCAGCAAGGGGGGAACATCGAGCGGCTGGGACGCTTCCTCTGGTCCCTCCCGGCGTGCGAGCACCTCCACAAAAATGAGAGCGTGCTTAAGGCGAAAGCCGTGGTCGCCTTCCACCGGGGGAACTTCCGAGAGCTGTACAAGATCTTGGAGAGCCACCAGTTTTCGCCTCACAACCACccgaagctgcagcagctgtggctcaagGCGCACTACATCGAGGCGGAGAAGCTGAGAGGCCGCCCGCTCGGCGCCGTGGGGAAGTACCGCGTCCGGAGAAAGTTCCCGCTGCCCCGCTCCATCTGGGACGGAGAGGAGACGAGCTACTGCTTCAAGGAGAAGAGCCGGAGCGTCCTGCGGGAGTGGTACACCCACAACCCGTATCCGTCTCCGCGGGAGAAGAGGGAGCTGGCCGAGGGCACGGGACTCACCACGACGCAGGTCAGCAACTGGTTCAAAAACCGACGACAGAGGGACCGAGCGGCGGAGGCGAAGGAAAG AGAAAACAACGAGAACTCCAACGGCAATAGTCACAACCCATTGACTTCCTCCATGAATGGAAATAAGACTCTATTGGGGAGCTCGGACGACGATAAAACACCATCGGGGACGCCGGACCACACGTCTCACAGCCCGGGCCTGCTCCTCAGCTCGAACACCGGTTTACAGTCCTTGCACGGCCTCGCGCCGCCGCCGGGACCCAGCGCCATCCCGGTACCGAGCGGCGTGGACTCGGTGCACCATCACCACTCCATGCACCACGACACCATACTGAACTCTATGTCTTCTAATCTAGTGGACCTTGGCTCTTAA